A region of the Gammaproteobacteria bacterium genome:
TATTCATGGCTTGTCTCCATTTTTGAGCTCTTTCAACTCTTGTTTTACCCTGTTTTTTATCGAGGATTTCATCAGTGTTTAATGATGAGTCTCGCTGTAAATCTTTGTCACCGACAAAAACTTTAAATTGAAGCCTTAAAATTCTTTGAAGTGAAAATGAAATATCTGTAAATTCATCGTTCAGTTTTAATCCGTATGGATAGTCGTCTTTAACACGTGGAAACGTGTACCAACCTGCTGCGACCAACACAGACTTCTTAACCAAATTCGGATGTGCAAACGCAAATCGATGAACAAACTGAGCTCCGGCAGAAAACCCAAACATGTGAAATTTATCAAATTGCAGCGAGAAGTGTTTCTTAGCATCTTTTAACATAGCCAGTAATTGATAGTCCGATCGAGGTCCTTTGTCTTTTCTTCCCAATCGTTGATAGTCTTTGGCAAAGTCTTTTCTAAACACAGGTGCAATAACCAATACGTTATGTTGTTCTGCTAAATCCTTAAATGATCGAATAATCTCTTCCGCATTCCGTGATATGCCATGAACAGCAACTAAAACATGCTCTACTTTCTTTGGTTGATAACAGTAATAACCAACTTTGCTATTTTCAGGAATCAATCTGAAATTCAATTGTTTCATCGTTTTTGTTTCTGTATTTCTCATAATCTTTTCATCACTTTTATATTGGACTGTCTTTCTCTGTCCAATTGCCATTTCTTGTTGCAAAGGGAAATAAGTTCTTTATTATGGGTCGCAATGAGAACAGTGCCTTGATAGTCTCTTAGTATTTTCTTAACAATTTCAAAACCTCTGTTATCCAAGTAATTTTCAGGCTCATCCAATATCAGTATTTCCGGTCTTCCGAGCAAGGCTCGGAACAGGGAAATTTTGCACTTTTCTCCCGATGAAAAATTTCTTCCGCCTTCCCTGACAACAGTGTTTAAACCTTTTGGTAATTGAGAGGAAATTTCATCAATTTGACAAAATGTCAGCAACTCATTGAACTCATTCTTTGAATAATTCACTCCTCTATATGTCAAATTTCTAAATAATGTTGATTTGATGAGGTTTGTATCAGCTCCACAAAAACCTATATGAGCTGACTTTGCACTTGTGTTAGTTAATCTCGGATTAACTCCGTTCACTTTGATAGTACCGCTTTCTTGTTTAACTAATCCTGTAATCAAATGAAGAAGCGTGCTTTTACCTGAACCATTCTTCCCGGTTATTGCAACATGTTCCCCTGCCTTCGCTCGAAGAGACAATCCTTTGAAAACTTTTGAAAATTTGACGTTTCTCAATGTCACTTCACCGAAGTTTTCTTTAACTTCACGAGTTTTACTGCTTCCCCGAACAATTCTTGGAATTGAAAATATTTCTTTTAGTTTTTTCAAAGAAACCTCTGCACCTTGATAGTATTCATGGACTCTTGCAAGCTCGCGAATCGGAGAGTTGATAAAAAGAATAATACTGATCAATGCCATCATCTCATCCACATTCAGAGGATGACCTCCTGTGGCTTGAAAAGCAAAAACCATACAAATCAGAATGAGTGAAGATGCATCTCCCAAACCTCTAAGCAGTCCAAGCCAAAAACCGTTCTCTGATACACTTTGTTTTAATTTGTCAGCGTTTCTGTTTATTTTTTTTATTTCTGAGAGTTCTTGTCCCATTGCCCGGATTGTTATTATGGAGGATAGCCGCTCGACCAACATACTATGTATTTTGATGCGATTTTTCCGAACACTTTTTATTGAAGTTTTTAACTGCTTGCCAATAATCATTGATACTGCAACCAGTAAAGCCATGGAGAACAGCATGACTAAACCCAAATACAAGTTAATATTGATTATCAATAGCGAAATAATACTTAAAAGCAACCCATGAGAAATCAATCTTGCAATTCCAAGTGACAACCATTTTTTCACCGCCGATAAATCACCACCAAGTCGAGATGACATCGCTCCAACCGACATTGTCTGAACCGATCTGACTGAAGCTCTCATTAATCTTTTTAGTAAAACTGAGCGAACACGATTGATATACTTTTGTGACATTTTTTCAGAAGTATATCTCTCATGAACACGAAGAATAATGAAGGAGAATGCAACTAAAGACAATATCCATACTGACTCAGAATAAACCAAACTATCACTTCTGATTCCGGCTGAAGCCGACCTAATCAGAAAGTAGCTTGCTATCACTAAAGCCGATTTAATCAGACCATTCATCACTAGTTGGAACAATGACCAGCCGGATTGCTTCCAAAAATGAGCCGGTGGTGAAAATGGGGTGTATGGAGTATTCATGTTAGTATCACTCAGCAGTTAGTTGTTTCAATTCTCTATTTAAAATAGATTCATAAATCTTGTGTCCGAATCCGGCTGAAATCATTTCTTTCTTTGTGATAACAGGAACATCGGTTAATTTTGAAACTTCTTGTGAACCTAGTGGATTCCCAGATACCACACCTGAAATTCCGATGACGTTATATTCAAGTTCTTCCAACCATTTCAAACCATAAATAGCTGAGCAGCTGTCACCGGCTGTGAACACCATTGCTGTTGTCATGGATTTTGCAGTTTCAGATTTCAAAAAATCGGCAGTTTCTTCTTGTAAAATTCCATCAGCAACTTCAATCACAATCATGTCCGGATTGTTGGTTTGAAGATGATGCAATGTTTGTTCAAATATTTTGCAAATTTCATCTGACTGAACTTTATAGGTAGTCGCATAACCGGCATCAGTAAAATCAATGGCAACATTCGCACCGGCGTCAAGAAAATGCCATAAATCACAACCGGAACCTGTTCCTGTAATTTTTGCAGCTGCGACTTTATAACCATCTGAACTCAAACCCTTGACAAGACTGGCTACTGTGGTTGTTTTTCCGGCGTTCATTGATGAACCCGCAACAACGATTACAGGAATTCCTACATCGCTATGTTGAGATTTCTTAAGTTGATTGTATCTGGAAAGATTGATCACTTTTCCATCTTTATCACCGACTAGTCCTAAAGGTTTAATTTCTGTAGCCGGCCTCACACTTGGGCTTTTGTACCGCATTTTGGCAGCAATTCCACCTCCTGCAACTAAATGACAAGGAGACAAATCATCAGGTACTATTGCCTCAAACTGATCAGGAGCATATCGGTTACCATAACTCACTAAAATTTTATCTTTAACAAACATTCTGCTTCTGCGACCATTCGGAAACTCAATCCGACAATGTTGCCTGAGCCTTGTCACTTCAGCAATCACTAAGTCACCAGCTTGAGGTTTAATATTTTCAGTCAGCAGAGTTTTAATGTCGTCCAGATTCACATTTCGAGTTACAAATGATTTTTTACATTCTTGAATATCAAATGGAAAAGGCAACGGTTCAGAGCTCTTATTCACATCATTTTTCAGAAGTTTGATATTGTTTGGTTTCATTATTTCTTTCATGATTTTTCTCCTGTGATGGTGAAAATATATTGTTTATAGTTGGAAAAATCAATTTTTTTGTAAATATTTTTACAAATTTTTTAACGAATTCGCATATGTTTTACACTTTTTCAGCAAAAACCACTCAAAACTGTCTTTAATAAAAACTCAATAATTGATATTGGAAGTGTTGAAGGAATTAGAGTATAGTTAGATTTTTACTGGTTGATTTATGAACAACAAAGGTCATTTCTGTTTCAAAACTGAAAAGCTGAGAAAAACTTATCTCACCGGCGAGACGACGGTTGAGGCTTTGCGAGGAGTTGATATTGAGATTCCATTTGGTGAAATCGTAGTGCTGTTAGGGCCTTCGGGTAGTGGAAAATCGACTTTCTTAAATATTATCGGTGGTCTGGATCATCCCAGTTCAGGGCAAGTTTTCTTTAAAACCCGAGATTTGTCCAGTTATTCCGATTCGGAACTCACTTTATTTAGACGTGAAAATGTCGGTTTTATTTTTCAGGCTTATAATCTGGTTCCCAGCTTAACCTGCTTGGAAAATGTTTCACTAGCAACAGAGATATCATCAAATCCATTATCACCATCGGACGCACTTGAAGCTGTAAGCATGGGTCATCGTGCCAATCATTTTCCTTCACAAATATCAGGAGGAGAACAACAAAGAGTGGCTATTGCCAGAGCATTGGCAAAAAATCCCGAAGTCCTGCTCTGCGATGAGCCAACTGGCGCTTTGGATAGTAAAACAGGAATTTTAGTCCTTGATGCAATCATCAATGTGAATAAAAAATACCAAACCACTTGCGTCATAATCACACACAATGCTTCGATTGCAGATTTGGCAGACCGTGTGATTCATTTTGCTGACGGGAGTGTTGTTGATGTCATTATTAACAAAAACAAAAAAACAACAGCGGATATCAATTGGTAAATGAGTCCACTTAATAAAAAACTCCTGCGAAACATTCATGAACTGAAAGTTCAGCTCCTTGCGATTGTTTTGGTCATGGCAGCGGGGATTTCTTTTTTTATTATTCTTTTTGGTGTCATTGACAGCTTGCACCTGACGAAAAGCACCTATTATGAACGTTACCAATTTGCCAATGTATTTGCTTCATTGAAACGAGCTCCGAACTCTGTTCGTAACAGAATCGAAACGATTGAAGGAGTTTCGGCAGTTGAAACTCGTGTGGTCTTTGGAGTGACATTACAAATGCCGAACATGAATGAACCCGCCAGCGGCAAAGTCATTTCCTATGATGAAAACCAACTTCTAAATAATCTTTATCTTCATGCCGGACGATGGCTGTTTCCCGATGAAGAAGATGCTGTTTTGGTTGATAAGAAGTTTTTTGAATCACACAACCTCAATTTGGGAGATTCGGTCTTGGTCATAATGAATGCTCATCAACGGCAATTGAAAATTGTCGGAGTGGTTTTATCTCCTGAGTATGTTTATGCTATCGCACCGGGTTCGCTGATGCCCGATTCCAAACGGTTTGGAATATTCTGGATGAACAGCCGTCCTTTGGAAGCAGCAATAAACATGCGAGGTGCTTTTAATGACCTATCCGTCAAAGTTGATAAAAGTGCCAACATTGATAGTATTAAAAGCGAGATTGATTTAGTTTTGAAACCTTATGGCGGATTAATTTCTTATGGCAGAGACCAGCAGTTGTCTAACTTTTTTATTGAGAATGAAATTACCCAATTGCGTTCAATGGCGTTTACTGCTCCGTTTGTTTTTCTGACTGTTGCTGCTTTTCTGATTAATATCGTTCTATCGCGGCTCATTTCTACACAACGAACACAAATTGGTATGCTCAAAGCTCTCGGATATAACAATTTTGAAATCACCGGTCATTTTCTCAAATTGGTTCTGGTGATTGCATCAGCCGGCACATTGATTGGATTATTGCTCGGATTCTGGATGGGACGAGGTGCCATAAAGATGTATGCAGAGTTTTTTCAGTTTCCTATTCTAAAGTACTCTTTTTCTCCAACAATTATTTCCTCAGCTATTCTCATCTGCACTTTGGCAGCAGTTTCCGGAGCTGTTTTTGCAATTCGCAAATCTGTCAAACTTCCTCCGGCAGAAGCCATGCGTCCCGAAAGTCCTGCGGTTTATAAACAAGGTTGGTTGGAAAAACTGGGCATTTATCGTTTTCTGAGTTTACCCGAAAAAATAATCCTGCGACAAATTGAAAGACGACCAATTCGGGCATTTTTATCTTCATTCGGGTTGTCATTAGCAACAGCCTTGCTAATTTTCGGGTTCTTTATGTATGACACCATGCAATATATGCTGGATGTCCAATACGGTGAATCTCAGAGAGAAGATGTCAATATTGCCTTTGTTGATTCGCGTTCAGAAAATGCACTTGAAGAACTCAAATTATTACCCGGAGTGTTATCGGTTGAACCTCTCAGAAATGTATCGGTTGAATTTAAAAACCAAAATTATAAAAAAACCGGAAGTATTACCGGCTTGGTTCCGAATCCCGAATTGAGACGAATCATCAACGCCGAAATTCAAGCTGTTTCTCCACCGGAAACCGGTCTGGTGATGAATGAAAAACTTGCAAAAATTCTCCATATAAAACCCGGCGATTTGATTACTGTGGATGTCTTACAAGATAAAAGACAGGTGAAAACGATTCCCGTTGTTGCTACCACCAGTGAATTTATAGGACTGAGTGCTTTTATGAATATCGATTCGCTGAATAAGATGTTGGATGACCCACCGTTGATTTCCGGAGCATCTTTGCGCGTGGATGAGAACCATTCAGCAATTTTGTATGAAAAAATTAAAGAGATTCCGGTGATTGCCGGATTGAACATTATTTCGGTTGTGCGCGAAATATTTGAAGAATTAATGGCAGAAAACCTTTTACAAACAGTTACCATTATCATTCTGTTTTCTTGCTTTATTAGCTTTGGAGTTATTTATAATACCGCCAGAATCACTCTTTCGGAACGTGGAAAAGAATTATCAACATTGCGAATTTTGGGATTTACCAAAAAAGAAACTGCTTATGTTTTATTTGGTGAGCTCGGCCTGATTGCGTTGATATCTTTTCCTTTGGGGATTGTGTTGGGTGATTTTCTATCCCGCTCTATGGTAGAATCTCTGGAAACAGAGCTATTTCGAATTCCATATTACGTTAACAGTAGCACTTTTGCTTTTTCGGTGCTGATTGTAATGCTGAGTACAGTTTTTTCACTGTATCTGGTATGGAAAAAATTAAAAACCATCGATTTGGCAAAAGCTCAAAAAGCAATTGATTGATGAATATAAAAAACCTCGTAAAACTGATAATTGTTCTGGGATTGATAGCATTTTTTGTCTATTCAATGCTTCCTCAACCGCTTGCCATTGACAGTTACTCTGTCAAAAAAAGTGATATTATTGTTACCGTTGAAGGAGAAGGACAAACCCGAATTCATGATATTTATACTGTTTCAACACCAATTGATGGGCGAGTGACCCGAGTTGAAATCGAAGCCGGTGATTACGTCTTTGCAGCTGAATCGGTCATCGCAAATATGTATCCGAGCAATCCTGCTTTTTTGGATCGAAGAACCGAAATTCAGGCACAAGCTGATGTCGAAGGAGCAAAAGCCGCTTTAGCCTTGGCAACGGCAAGAGTCAAACAAGCGAATACTGAACTGGAATACAATTTAGCTGATAACAAACGCATCAAGCAATTGTTTGCAAAGAAACTCATTTCAGAAACTGACATGGAAAAGTCGGATTTACATATCAAAACATTACAAGCTGAACTGGAGACGGTGGTTTCCAACGAAAAGTTGATGCAATCGCGTTTAGAAGCAGCCAAAACCAATTTATTGCAACCCGATAATGCTGATTTAGCCATTGATTCTGAAAACTCTGATTGCCAGATATGCATCAAATCTCCGGTCGATGGAATGGTTCTGCGTATTTTGCATAAAAGCGAAAGCATTGTTCCTGTTGGCACTCCATTGGTTGAAATTGGCGACCCAGAGGACTTGGAAGCCAAAATTGAAATGCTTTCCACCAATGCGGTCAAAGTAAAAGTTGGCGATAAAGCTTTGCTGAAAAACTGGGGCGGAGACCATGACATCAATGCCGTTGTCCGTACCATTGAGCCATCCGGTTTTACCAAAATATCGGCATTAGGAATTGAGCAACAAAGAGTCAACATCATTCTAAACCTAACCGATCCGATTGAAAAGTGGAAACAATTGGGTGATGCTTTCCGGATCGAAGCAGAAATCATTATTGATAGTGCTGAAAATGTTTTAGTGGTTCCGCTTTCGGCATTATTCCGCCAAAACCAGCAATGGTCGGTTTATAAAATTGTGGATGATGTCACACAACTTCAAAAAGTTGAAATCGGAAAAAGAAATGATCGTTATGCTGAAATCAAAAATGGTTTGCAGGAAAATGATGAAATCGTACTTTATCCCGGAAATAAAATTTCCGATAATATCAAAATCAGCCGAAAATAAACCTTATCAAGACTTTATTAGAATTCAGAATTCATGAACATTAATTCAAAGCATCTGTTTTTATTATTTTTCTCTGCATTTGTCATTATTTTCGCAGGTATTGGATTGCGTGACCCTTGGCCACCGGATGAACCTCGTTTTGCTCTGATGGCGAAAGAAATGTGGGATACCGGAAACTGGTTTTTTCCGCATCGCGGAGGGCAAATTTATCCGGACAAACCCCCAATGGTGATGTGGATGATTTTGTTCTTTTATGCGCTTATTGGCAATTTGAAAGTCGCTTTTCTGTTACCTTCTGCTTTATTATCAGTGGCTACATTGTGGATGACTTTCGATATTGCTAAAAGATTATGGAATCCACAGATCGGGCTTTATGCCGGATTATTACTGTTAGTTACATTGCATTTTGTCCTGCAAGCCAAAAGCGGACAACTGGATGCTCCGGTTGCTTTCTGGGTGATGTTGGGTTGTTATGGTTTGCTACGACACTTGATTTTAGGCCCTGCATGGAAATGGTACTATCTGGCTTTTTTTGCAATGGGCATGGGAATTATCACCAAAGGTGTTGGTTTTTTACCGGTTTTAATGCTTATTGCACTCATAAAATTTCCTCCGAAGTGGAAAAACAAAACCAACAAATCTCTGGGCAAATCACTTTTCGGAGTGCTGTTTCTTTTGCTTGGAGTTTCTGTTTGGTTGGTTCCAATGTTGATACAAGTTGTCAACAATCCAACTCCCGAAGTCCTCGCCTACCGCGATAATATCTTACTCAAGCAGACTGTTGATCGTTATGCCGATTCCTGGGCGCACCATCAACCATTTTACTACTATATTCTGGAAGTGATTCCATTATTTTGGTTGCCACTCACTATATTCATTCCGTGGTTGATAAAACCAATCAGAAAGGCATTTGCTGAAAAAGAACTGCGAATCATATACCCATTGACAATGGTGGTCTTTGCAGTATTCTTTTTCAGTCTTTCCAAAGGGAAAAGAGCGGAATACATGTTGCCAATGCTTCCTATGTTTGTCCTTGTGGTTGCTCCTTATTTTGAAAAAATTGTGGCACATTCGGCTTTCAAAAAACTGTTAATCACTCTGGTGGTGATTGTTTCCGCATTATTTACCATACTTGGTTTAGCCGGAATTTTTGAAGTTGATAAGATTGCTCGCCTCACTGAAAAATTTCATGTCAATCCGTGGTACTGGATGTCAGCATTGGGATTTTTTGGTTTAGTTGCCGCATTCATTTTTAAAAAGTCAGCGATAAAAGTCTATAGCATTTTTATTGCCGGATTGTGGCTGAGTTACAGTTTTTGGGCGATGCCATTGGCTGATAAAGCCATGAGCACCGAACCAATGATGAATGCCATTGCCAAAGTGGTTCCCAAAGATGCTGAATTGGGAATTGTCGGTTTCAGAGAAAAACTGCTGCTGCATTCTCAGTGGCAAACCACTCACTTCGGACATCATCATCCAAAAGCCGATCAACAGCAAGCGGCAACGAATTGGATGATGCAAAACCCTGAAAGATATTTATTATTAAACTATCAGTTTCTCAATTCCTGCTTCACTAAAGAGAGCAGTTTGCCTTATAAATCTTTCCATAGTGAGAAATGGTTATTGTTCTCAGTTGAGAGCTTATCAGCAAAAAATTGTTTAACCGATGGAAAAAACTATGATAGTTTTACAGCAAAAGTGAACAAATAATCAGAATTCAGAGATAAGTCAGATTCCGAACAGGATTCAAATGAATTTTCTGGTTAAAATGAATACATTACATATTTGGGGAGGATTATGAGTACAGCTGCTAAATGGTCGATCGGAGTTTTTATGGCGCTTGGATTATTTTTACTCAGTTTTGGGATTTATTTTATCTACGAGGCAGTAGCCAGCACTAGCTGGAATCAGGTTGAGGGAAAAATTACCAATACCCGAATTGCCATGCGTTCCACACGTTCGGGCAATTCAACCAATTATCGGCATCAATATGATGTTACTATGACCTATGAATATCAGGTTAATGGCATCAAATACCAAAACAGCCGGTTTTCTCTGGGTAGTGGAAGTACTATCGAAGGTGGCTTCAATGAAAAGCAACAAGCCAGAGATTGGCTCAAAAACTCAGAATACAAAATTGGCAAGGCAATCACGGTATATGTTAAACCAGGACAACCTGAAGAAACAGTTATCAGTTCAGGACTCAACTGGGGAACTTTTGTGCCTATGATTTTGGGTTCGTTGATGATAGGATTGGTTCTACTTTGGAAAAAGTTGGTAAAACTTCCACAAAAGCAGAATCAGGTTTCTTCCCTATAGCTTTCCAATAATAGCTGGTCCTGAGGTTGCCAGTAGTCATTGGCTTTCAACTTGAGCTCCTCAAGCATGGTCAGCGCCTGAACCGTCCTGCCTTGTTTATATGAAAGTATGGCTTTGTATTTTAAAAAAGGATAACCGAATGGTTTAAATTGTTCGGTTCGATTAATGTTAAATTCGGCCTTGTTGATATCTGTTTGCAGATAAATTGAGGTGAGTCTGTTCATAATTTTGCAAATTTGTATGTTCTCACCCGAATTTTCCAGAGTATTCAATGCTTGCTCATAGTTAACAATAGCTTCAGATAAATTATTTTTCATCAAAGCCAAATCTCCCTTAAACATTTCAAACAAACCGTTTGTCTCCACATTCACATATTCAGCAATCAATTGCTCTGCTTTTTCGATATTCTTCATGGCTAAAGCGTATCTTAATTCAGCTCTGGCACTTATATTTTTAATCGTTTCCGATGAATTGTTTTTAGCAAATTCAAGTAACCGTTGCAAATAATTTTCCGCTGTCTTCAAATCATTGAACTCAATGTGCAAGTCAATTAAATACTCATAAATCGCCGCCTTTTCGTCGACTATACCTAAAACCGCATTCAGTTCCAATGCTTCTTTCCATTGCTGTTTGGCAAGCTGGAAACGCCCTGTTTGCTGATAAATAAAAGCTAACTTAAAATGATTGCTACTGATAGATCGCAACTGATTTTGTTGTTTGGAATAATTCAATGCCTCCAAAGAGAGCTCTTCAGCATTTGAAAAATCACCCTCTCGTAACAATAAACTGGCAAGCCGGGTTTTTGCCTGCATTTCAGCTCTTTTATTTCCGGAAAGGGCAAAAGCATCGATGCTTTTTTGCGAATAATCTATCGCTTTTGTAGTTTGATTTCTGGCTTTTTCCAACTTTGCATAGGTGTTCATAATCACGCCATACAAATGTGGTTCTGATTCAATATTAATAGATTGAACAGCTTTGTCCAGAGCTGATTGTCCAATATCAAATTTCTCGACATTGATAGCAGAAATAGCTTGGCTGACCAGAACGCTGGCAATTTTCTTCTCATCATTTAATTGAACTGCCAGCGAAGATGCCTTGTCATAATTTCGCATTGCTTCATCAAATTGCCTCATTGCATCAAAGGTATGACCTCTGACGAGCGCTATTTTAAAAGAGAGGGATTCTGAAGGAGATTTAATACTGCTTAAAATTGCTAATGATTTTTTGTAATCACCTTGTTTTCGATAGGAAACAGCCAGTTCATACCATGCCAGATTAAAATTTTGATCTTGCTCAACAGCAACCTGCAAATATGTAATCGCTTTTTTGGTGTCACCAACAGCTTGAGCCGACATGGCTCGCAAGTAACTTTCAAGTGCATACTCATCCGTACTTAAATCACGAGATAAATCAGTTTGTTTGATTGTATGGTTATCCACCTCAACTTGACTTTCAAACCACTTCATTACCGAATTCATTAGTGGATATATTTTGGTTGATTGAAAGTGGTTGCTGGCTATTTCACCATCATTATTTCTTAATACAATATCTGCATGATAATTTTTACCATCAAACCAAAAATCATTGAGTACAACAATGTCAGCCTGTTTCTTGTTCAAAATGTCTATTGCCAGTAACTGTCTGTCCTCACTTTCTAACCACTCTGGTTTGGAATCAACTACAGCATTTCTCATGTTATTTTGTAAAAGTTCAGCCAAATAAAGTG
Encoded here:
- a CDS encoding alpha/beta hydrolase — translated: MRNTETKTMKQLNFRLIPENSKVGYYCYQPKKVEHVLVAVHGISRNAEEIIRSFKDLAEQHNVLVIAPVFRKDFAKDYQRLGRKDKGPRSDYQLLAMLKDAKKHFSLQFDKFHMFGFSAGAQFVHRFAFAHPNLVKKSVLVAAGWYTFPRVKDDYPYGLKLNDEFTDISFSLQRILRLQFKVFVGDKDLQRDSSLNTDEILDKKQGKTRVERAQKWRQAMNNKMKKHGIENTVEIEKLEGIKHQFIDGVENSELHTKVFDWILEK
- a CDS encoding ABC transporter ATP-binding protein, which encodes MNTPYTPFSPPAHFWKQSGWSLFQLVMNGLIKSALVIASYFLIRSASAGIRSDSLVYSESVWILSLVAFSFIILRVHERYTSEKMSQKYINRVRSVLLKRLMRASVRSVQTMSVGAMSSRLGGDLSAVKKWLSLGIARLISHGLLLSIISLLIININLYLGLVMLFSMALLVAVSMIIGKQLKTSIKSVRKNRIKIHSMLVERLSSIITIRAMGQELSEIKKINRNADKLKQSVSENGFWLGLLRGLGDASSLILICMVFAFQATGGHPLNVDEMMALISIILFINSPIRELARVHEYYQGAEVSLKKLKEIFSIPRIVRGSSKTREVKENFGEVTLRNVKFSKVFKGLSLRAKAGEHVAITGKNGSGKSTLLHLITGLVKQESGTIKVNGVNPRLTNTSAKSAHIGFCGADTNLIKSTLFRNLTYRGVNYSKNEFNELLTFCQIDEISSQLPKGLNTVVREGGRNFSSGEKCKISLFRALLGRPEILILDEPENYLDNRGFEIVKKILRDYQGTVLIATHNKELISLCNKKWQLDRERQSNIKVMKRL
- a CDS encoding DUF1611 domain-containing protein, which encodes MKEIMKPNNIKLLKNDVNKSSEPLPFPFDIQECKKSFVTRNVNLDDIKTLLTENIKPQAGDLVIAEVTRLRQHCRIEFPNGRRSRMFVKDKILVSYGNRYAPDQFEAIVPDDLSPCHLVAGGGIAAKMRYKSPSVRPATEIKPLGLVGDKDGKVINLSRYNQLKKSQHSDVGIPVIVVAGSSMNAGKTTTVASLVKGLSSDGYKVAAAKITGTGSGCDLWHFLDAGANVAIDFTDAGYATTYKVQSDEICKIFEQTLHHLQTNNPDMIVIEVADGILQEETADFLKSETAKSMTTAMVFTAGDSCSAIYGLKWLEELEYNVIGISGVVSGNPLGSQEVSKLTDVPVITKKEMISAGFGHKIYESILNRELKQLTAE
- a CDS encoding ABC transporter ATP-binding protein; this translates as MNNKGHFCFKTEKLRKTYLTGETTVEALRGVDIEIPFGEIVVLLGPSGSGKSTFLNIIGGLDHPSSGQVFFKTRDLSSYSDSELTLFRRENVGFIFQAYNLVPSLTCLENVSLATEISSNPLSPSDALEAVSMGHRANHFPSQISGGEQQRVAIARALAKNPEVLLCDEPTGALDSKTGILVLDAIINVNKKYQTTCVIITHNASIADLADRVIHFADGSVVDVIINKNKKTTADINW
- a CDS encoding FtsX-like permease family protein is translated as MSPLNKKLLRNIHELKVQLLAIVLVMAAGISFFIILFGVIDSLHLTKSTYYERYQFANVFASLKRAPNSVRNRIETIEGVSAVETRVVFGVTLQMPNMNEPASGKVISYDENQLLNNLYLHAGRWLFPDEEDAVLVDKKFFESHNLNLGDSVLVIMNAHQRQLKIVGVVLSPEYVYAIAPGSLMPDSKRFGIFWMNSRPLEAAINMRGAFNDLSVKVDKSANIDSIKSEIDLVLKPYGGLISYGRDQQLSNFFIENEITQLRSMAFTAPFVFLTVAAFLINIVLSRLISTQRTQIGMLKALGYNNFEITGHFLKLVLVIASAGTLIGLLLGFWMGRGAIKMYAEFFQFPILKYSFSPTIISSAILICTLAAVSGAVFAIRKSVKLPPAEAMRPESPAVYKQGWLEKLGIYRFLSLPEKIILRQIERRPIRAFLSSFGLSLATALLIFGFFMYDTMQYMLDVQYGESQREDVNIAFVDSRSENALEELKLLPGVLSVEPLRNVSVEFKNQNYKKTGSITGLVPNPELRRIINAEIQAVSPPETGLVMNEKLAKILHIKPGDLITVDVLQDKRQVKTIPVVATTSEFIGLSAFMNIDSLNKMLDDPPLISGASLRVDENHSAILYEKIKEIPVIAGLNIISVVREIFEELMAENLLQTVTIIILFSCFISFGVIYNTARITLSERGKELSTLRILGFTKKETAYVLFGELGLIALISFPLGIVLGDFLSRSMVESLETELFRIPYYVNSSTFAFSVLIVMLSTVFSLYLVWKKLKTIDLAKAQKAID
- a CDS encoding HlyD family efflux transporter periplasmic adaptor subunit, translating into MNIKNLVKLIIVLGLIAFFVYSMLPQPLAIDSYSVKKSDIIVTVEGEGQTRIHDIYTVSTPIDGRVTRVEIEAGDYVFAAESVIANMYPSNPAFLDRRTEIQAQADVEGAKAALALATARVKQANTELEYNLADNKRIKQLFAKKLISETDMEKSDLHIKTLQAELETVVSNEKLMQSRLEAAKTNLLQPDNADLAIDSENSDCQICIKSPVDGMVLRILHKSESIVPVGTPLVEIGDPEDLEAKIEMLSTNAVKVKVGDKALLKNWGGDHDINAVVRTIEPSGFTKISALGIEQQRVNIILNLTDPIEKWKQLGDAFRIEAEIIIDSAENVLVVPLSALFRQNQQWSVYKIVDDVTQLQKVEIGKRNDRYAEIKNGLQENDEIVLYPGNKISDNIKISRK
- a CDS encoding glycosyltransferase family 39 protein, translating into MNINSKHLFLLFFSAFVIIFAGIGLRDPWPPDEPRFALMAKEMWDTGNWFFPHRGGQIYPDKPPMVMWMILFFYALIGNLKVAFLLPSALLSVATLWMTFDIAKRLWNPQIGLYAGLLLLVTLHFVLQAKSGQLDAPVAFWVMLGCYGLLRHLILGPAWKWYYLAFFAMGMGIITKGVGFLPVLMLIALIKFPPKWKNKTNKSLGKSLFGVLFLLLGVSVWLVPMLIQVVNNPTPEVLAYRDNILLKQTVDRYADSWAHHQPFYYYILEVIPLFWLPLTIFIPWLIKPIRKAFAEKELRIIYPLTMVVFAVFFFSLSKGKRAEYMLPMLPMFVLVVAPYFEKIVAHSAFKKLLITLVVIVSALFTILGLAGIFEVDKIARLTEKFHVNPWYWMSALGFFGLVAAFIFKKSAIKVYSIFIAGLWLSYSFWAMPLADKAMSTEPMMNAIAKVVPKDAELGIVGFREKLLLHSQWQTTHFGHHHPKADQQQAATNWMMQNPERYLLLNYQFLNSCFTKESSLPYKSFHSEKWLLFSVESLSAKNCLTDGKNYDSFTAKVNK
- a CDS encoding DUF3592 domain-containing protein, which produces MSTAAKWSIGVFMALGLFLLSFGIYFIYEAVASTSWNQVEGKITNTRIAMRSTRSGNSTNYRHQYDVTMTYEYQVNGIKYQNSRFSLGSGSTIEGGFNEKQQARDWLKNSEYKIGKAITVYVKPGQPEETVISSGLNWGTFVPMILGSLMIGLVLLWKKLVKLPQKQNQVSSL